One genomic window of Halorhabdus sp. CBA1104 includes the following:
- a CDS encoding PAS domain S-box protein, translating to MDSDALAQQAFEEAATIMVILGADGTIRRINDRGCRILGYDRSTLDGADWFETVVPADSDIGLADVLRALRDEDGFDVHENTIRTDDGEIRCIKWHVTGVRDDTGAITSLLVSGSDVTERVETERRLRRYEQAVESSTNLLAAVDCGYTYILTNSRYRTFHGIEGSGEGVTVPDVLGTDGFEDVKTHIDSALSGESVEYEIARTGPDGDEHVFAVRYFPLEAADGSVQGAMASLRDVTQRRERERRRKETLDTFEALFHGINDAIFVHDLDGRFLAVNNTAHTRLGYEESELLGMTPWDIEANDAGAKIDDRIETIQEAGTLTFETAHLTTTGTEIPVEITSSLVTYFGEDAILSVARDISERKERERKLRREIDRLEEFAGVISHDLRNPLNVAQGRITLLDEECSTEHTHIEPIETALDRMEAIIEDTLTLARQGQTVGETELVAIANVVEQCWDGVLTEAATLERDADFTVRADRDRLQHVFENLLRNAIEHGQTRSDSRADRDGHPDDALTVRIGRLEDTGFYVEDDGPGIPVADRERVFEPGVTTQEHGTGFGLSIVRQIADAHGWTVSVTDSSSGGARFVFEGVEIVE from the coding sequence ATGGATTCGGATGCCCTCGCCCAGCAGGCTTTCGAGGAGGCGGCGACGATCATGGTCATCCTCGGAGCCGACGGGACGATCCGGCGCATCAACGATCGGGGCTGCCGGATACTGGGGTACGATCGATCCACGCTCGACGGGGCCGACTGGTTCGAGACGGTCGTCCCCGCGGACAGCGACATTGGCTTGGCGGACGTGCTGCGGGCGCTTCGAGACGAAGACGGGTTCGACGTCCACGAGAACACGATCCGGACCGACGACGGGGAGATCCGCTGTATCAAGTGGCACGTCACGGGCGTCCGGGACGACACCGGGGCGATCACGTCACTGCTCGTCTCGGGATCGGACGTGACCGAGCGCGTCGAGACAGAACGCCGCCTCCGCCGGTACGAACAGGCCGTCGAAAGCTCGACGAACTTGCTTGCGGCTGTCGACTGTGGATACACCTACATCCTGACCAACAGCCGGTATCGAACGTTCCATGGGATCGAAGGCTCGGGGGAGGGAGTGACAGTGCCGGACGTGCTGGGGACGGATGGATTCGAGGACGTCAAAACGCATATCGACAGTGCCCTCAGTGGCGAGTCCGTCGAGTACGAGATAGCACGTACCGGCCCGGACGGTGACGAACACGTCTTTGCCGTCCGGTATTTTCCGCTGGAAGCGGCCGACGGCTCCGTTCAGGGTGCCATGGCGTCGCTGCGAGACGTCACCCAACGTCGCGAGCGCGAGCGGAGGCGCAAAGAGACATTGGATACGTTCGAAGCACTGTTTCATGGCATCAACGACGCCATATTCGTCCACGATCTGGACGGCCGCTTTCTCGCCGTAAACAACACGGCTCACACGCGCCTCGGGTACGAAGAGAGCGAATTGCTCGGGATGACGCCGTGGGACATCGAAGCCAACGACGCGGGGGCGAAAATCGACGACCGGATCGAGACGATCCAGGAGGCTGGTACCTTGACCTTCGAGACGGCCCACCTCACGACCACTGGCACGGAAATTCCGGTCGAAATCACGTCTAGCCTCGTGACGTACTTCGGTGAGGACGCAATCTTGAGCGTCGCCAGAGACATTTCCGAGCGGAAAGAACGGGAACGAAAGCTCCGTCGGGAAATCGACCGCCTAGAGGAGTTTGCGGGCGTCATCTCTCACGACCTGCGCAATCCGCTGAACGTCGCCCAGGGACGGATCACACTGCTCGATGAGGAGTGTTCGACCGAACACACGCACATCGAGCCCATCGAGACCGCTCTCGACCGGATGGAGGCGATCATCGAGGATACGCTCACGCTCGCCCGCCAGGGCCAAACCGTCGGAGAGACCGAACTGGTCGCCATCGCGAACGTGGTCGAGCAGTGCTGGGACGGGGTGTTGACGGAGGCGGCGACCCTCGAACGCGACGCCGACTTTACCGTCCGGGCCGACCGCGACCGGCTCCAACACGTCTTCGAGAACCTCTTGCGGAATGCCATCGAACACGGCCAGACACGCTCGGACTCTCGGGCCGACCGGGACGGCCACCCCGACGACGCCCTCACCGTCCGGATCGGCCGGCTCGAGGACACCGGTTTCTACGTCGAGGACGACGGGCCTGGCATTCCGGTTGCTGACAGAGAGCGTGTCTTCGAGCCAGGAGTCACGACACAGGAACACGGGACTGGCTTCGGGCTCTCGATCGTGCGCCAGATCGCGGATGCACACGGCTGGACGGTGAGCGTGACCGACAGTTCGTCCGGCGGCGCGCGGTTCGTCTTCGAAGGCGTCGAGATTGTCGAGTGA
- a CDS encoding LLM class flavin-dependent oxidoreductase, whose translation MDLSIVDLSAVPDGGTATDAYANTVTAAQQAEELGYSRFWVAEHHAMGDTLAGTTPEVLLGHLAAATDSIRLGSGAVLLNHYSPYKVAESFGTLDGLAPGRIDAGLGRANGSPAADRALGTDRRVDDPDEDHKENIEAVIAHLYDEYPDDHPYSDLEIPRSGAAPPVPWVLGSSPSSAAIAGELGLRYCFAAFIRPGFATQAFDAYREHFEASDSGTGLDEPTGMVAVNAIAAETDAAAARKRAVAEASFQRMARGVVGSTPSVETAIDELGGVPEPTPATLDPGEWPRAISGSPDTLAGLLDQLADRVGVEEVMLQQVVADHDDALRSHELLAEGVGIEPT comes from the coding sequence ATGGATCTCTCGATTGTCGACCTCTCGGCGGTCCCCGACGGCGGGACCGCAACCGACGCCTACGCAAATACCGTCACTGCCGCACAGCAGGCCGAGGAGCTGGGCTACTCGCGGTTCTGGGTCGCCGAACACCACGCGATGGGTGACACCCTCGCGGGCACGACCCCGGAAGTGCTACTCGGCCATCTCGCGGCCGCAACCGACTCGATCCGGCTCGGATCGGGGGCCGTCCTGCTCAACCACTACAGTCCCTACAAGGTCGCTGAGAGTTTCGGCACACTCGACGGGCTCGCGCCGGGCCGGATCGACGCCGGCCTCGGCCGAGCCAACGGGTCGCCGGCCGCCGACCGCGCTTTGGGCACCGACCGCCGTGTCGACGATCCCGACGAGGACCACAAAGAGAACATCGAGGCCGTGATCGCCCATCTCTACGACGAGTATCCCGACGACCACCCCTACAGTGACCTGGAAATCCCGCGCTCGGGCGCGGCCCCGCCCGTCCCGTGGGTACTCGGGTCGAGTCCGTCGAGTGCGGCGATCGCTGGTGAACTCGGCCTCCGGTACTGTTTTGCGGCGTTCATCCGCCCGGGGTTCGCGACACAGGCGTTCGACGCCTACCGCGAGCACTTCGAGGCCTCGGACAGCGGTACGGGACTCGACGAACCTACGGGAATGGTCGCGGTCAATGCCATCGCCGCCGAGACCGACGCGGCGGCAGCCCGCAAGCGCGCGGTCGCCGAGGCATCGTTCCAGCGCATGGCTCGCGGGGTCGTCGGCTCGACGCCCTCCGTGGAGACGGCGATCGACGAACTCGGGGGCGTTCCCGAGCCGACGCCGGCGACACTCGATCCGGGCGAGTGGCCGCGGGCCATCTCGGGCAGTCCGGACACCCTCGCTGGATTGCTCGACCAGCTCGCCGACCGGGTGGGTGTCGAGGAAGTCATGCTCCAGCAGGTCGTCGCCGACCACGACGATGCGCTCCGGTCACACGAACTGCTGGCCGAAGGTGTCGGCATCGAGCCAACGTGA
- a CDS encoding extracellular solute-binding protein: MVHRPTAPDSTVRQRVPGHRTRRRFLAGAASLGVGALGGCLGGVETTVSVLSAGSLAAAFEEQVGPAFADATSFAFQGTYYGSRAVMRLLVDEQRQPDVVVSADATLLRDRLQPAITEWDVVFATNALAIVYNPATDVGRRLGAGDPWHEVLASPGADIARTDPALDPLGYRAIQLFELAESYYDHPGLAATLRDNTTIEPEEPQLLAAVESGQRAAAIAYRNMAHDWGLPAVDLPPKLDFSAPRLADHYATATYTGADGTSLPGRPIRYNASVPDSATNPDAGRRFVRYLTEHPDLLEQTGLVVPDSVPSAHGAVPEAVRPSTPRSGEPGASDHEGDHDE; this comes from the coding sequence ATGGTCCATCGACCGACGGCTCCCGACAGCACCGTCCGACAGCGGGTGCCGGGCCACCGTACCCGTCGACGATTCCTCGCCGGAGCTGCGAGTCTCGGTGTGGGTGCTCTGGGTGGGTGCCTGGGCGGTGTTGAGACAACGGTGTCGGTCCTCTCGGCCGGCAGCCTCGCAGCGGCATTCGAGGAGCAGGTCGGCCCGGCTTTTGCCGACGCGACCAGTTTCGCGTTCCAGGGGACCTACTACGGCTCGCGGGCAGTCATGCGACTGCTCGTGGACGAACAGCGACAGCCGGACGTGGTGGTCAGCGCCGATGCCACCCTCCTCCGTGATCGCCTCCAGCCCGCCATCACTGAGTGGGATGTCGTCTTCGCGACGAACGCCCTGGCCATCGTGTACAACCCGGCGACTGACGTGGGGCGTCGGCTCGGGGCTGGCGACCCCTGGCACGAAGTGCTGGCCTCCCCTGGGGCCGACATCGCCAGGACTGATCCGGCCCTGGACCCGCTTGGCTACCGGGCAATCCAGCTGTTCGAGCTCGCCGAATCGTACTACGACCACCCGGGGCTGGCCGCGACGCTCCGAGACAACACGACCATCGAGCCCGAAGAACCGCAACTGCTGGCGGCCGTCGAGAGTGGCCAACGTGCGGCGGCCATCGCCTACCGGAACATGGCTCACGACTGGGGGCTGCCAGCCGTCGATCTGCCGCCGAAACTCGATTTTTCGGCCCCTCGACTGGCCGATCACTACGCGACGGCGACCTACACGGGTGCGGACGGCACGTCACTCCCTGGACGGCCGATCAGGTACAACGCGAGTGTCCCGGACAGTGCGACGAACCCAGACGCAGGCCGACGGTTCGTCCGCTATCTCACCGAGCACCCGGACCTGCTCGAACAGACGGGACTGGTCGTCCCCGACAGCGTTCCGAGTGCCCACGGTGCCGTTCCGGAGGCGGTCCGCCCGTCGACCCCACGGTCTGGCGAGCCCGGAGCGAGCGACCACGAGGGGGACCACGATGAGTGA
- a CDS encoding TOBE domain-containing protein, whose protein sequence is MNAGFSAHLVIDGCTFDAADAALLRAIDAHRSLSAAADALGRSYSRAHDRVTELEAAVGPLVERRRGGADGGGSELTDNAEELLARFARLQATLEGTARTEEVVLEGTVRDREGELATIETKAGTIRALLFEAATDVEVLFRADAITLHHPETAPPAADTSARNRFRGTVTDIERGAAIAHVTVAVADDRLVDVLVTLASVETLDLTVGSSVVATFKATATRALAR, encoded by the coding sequence ATGAATGCGGGCTTTTCGGCCCATCTCGTGATCGACGGCTGCACGTTCGATGCTGCGGACGCAGCCCTATTGCGGGCGATCGACGCCCACCGCTCGCTTTCGGCCGCGGCCGACGCACTCGGGCGGTCGTATTCACGCGCCCACGATCGTGTGACCGAGCTCGAAGCGGCCGTTGGCCCGTTAGTCGAACGCCGCCGGGGTGGGGCCGACGGCGGTGGCAGTGAACTCACCGACAACGCCGAGGAGCTGCTGGCGCGATTCGCCCGCCTGCAGGCTACTCTGGAAGGGACTGCCCGGACCGAGGAAGTCGTCCTCGAGGGAACCGTTCGCGATCGGGAGGGCGAACTCGCGACGATCGAGACGAAGGCGGGCACGATCCGTGCCCTGCTGTTCGAGGCTGCCACGGACGTCGAAGTCCTGTTCCGGGCCGATGCGATCACGCTCCACCACCCTGAGACAGCCCCGCCAGCCGCCGACACGAGCGCGCGCAATCGCTTTCGTGGGACCGTCACCGACATCGAACGTGGCGCAGCGATCGCCCACGTCACCGTCGCGGTCGCCGACGACCGACTGGTCGACGTACTCGTCACACTCGCGAGCGTCGAGACACTCGACCTGACGGTCGGTAGTTCCGTCGTTGCGACGTTCAAGGCCACGGCGACGCGGGCACTGGCGCGTTGA